Below is a genomic region from Leptotrichia shahii.
ACAAATAACTAGAAAAGAGAGAATAAGTAGGAGAGAATATGGCTAGAAAAATTAGTATAGAAGCCGATAGCTTGAAAAAGATATATAAAAACAGGGAAGTCGTAAAAAGTGTAAGCCTTGCGATGGAAAAGGGTGAAGTTGTAGGACTTCTTGGACCAAATGGGGCAGGAAAGACAACTACCTTTTATATGATTACAGGGATTGTAAGACCAAATCATGGAAGAGTAATGTACAATGGAGAGGAAATTACAAACTTGCCAATGTTTAAGAGGGCTAGACTTGGACTTGGGTATTTGCCGCAGGAAGCGTCAGTTTTTAGAAACTTGACTGTAGAAGAAAACATTGTTTCGGTTCTAGAAATGCGTGGGGTAAATAAGAAGGAAAGAATTGCCACGATGCAAAGTCTGATTGAAGAATTTAAGTTGTCGCACGTTGCAAAAAGTTTGGGATATGCACTTTCTGGAGGGGAGCGTAGACGGGTGGAAATTGCTCGAACAATTTCTACAAATCCAGATTTTATATTGCTAGATGAGCCTTTTGCGGGAGTAGATCCGATTGCAGTTGAAGATATCCAGAATATAATAATGCAGCTAAAGGAACGTGGACTAGGAATTTTGATTACCGATCATAACGTGCGTGAAACATTGAGAATTACGGAAAGAGCTTACATAATGGCAGAAGGGACTATTCTAATTGCAGGAACGAGTCAACAGATTGCAAATGATGAAACAGCGAGAAGGGTGTATCTAGGAGATAACTTCAAGTTAGACTAGGAGGATTGATTTTTTTGAAAAATATGATTTTAACATCATCTTTATACGAAAGTATGGGAATTGTCAAAAAGTTTCTGAATGAAAAAACTGAAAGCAAAAAAATATTATTTATTCCAACGGCAACTAATGTTGATGAATATAAAAAATATATACATC
It encodes:
- the lptB gene encoding LPS export ABC transporter ATP-binding protein, which encodes MARKISIEADSLKKIYKNREVVKSVSLAMEKGEVVGLLGPNGAGKTTTFYMITGIVRPNHGRVMYNGEEITNLPMFKRARLGLGYLPQEASVFRNLTVEENIVSVLEMRGVNKKERIATMQSLIEEFKLSHVAKSLGYALSGGERRRVEIARTISTNPDFILLDEPFAGVDPIAVEDIQNIIMQLKERGLGILITDHNVRETLRITERAYIMAEGTILIAGTSQQIANDETARRVYLGDNFKLD